The Gemmatimonadota bacterium nucleotide sequence GGAGCCGCGTTCGATCTACGATCGGCCCGCGAACGCGTTCGTGGCGGATTTCATCGGAGAGACGAATTTCGTGGCCGGCCGGTTGACGCGTTCGGAGCTTCCCCTGGCCGTCGAGACCGCGGTCGGCGTCCTCCATTCGACGGTCGAACCCGTCGAGGACCTGTCGCCGGGCGACGAAGTGGTCTGCTCCGTCCGGCCCGAGGCCATCCGTGTTTCGGATCCGGACACCGCCGCCGGCGAAGACGCCGCCACCGGCGAGGACGAGAACGAGGAGGAGAACGTGATGGACGGCGTCGTGCGGCAGACCGTCTACCTAGGCGACCACGAGCAGTATTCGGTCCGTCTGGACGACGGCACGCCGATGAAGCTGGTGGACCACCGTCCCGGCCGGCGGCTCGCCGGCCCCGGTGCGCCGGTCCGGTTGAAATGCGACGCGTCACAGGTCGTGGTGCTCGGGAAACCGGGATAGCGGTACCGCGGAGCCTGCCCTCATGCCCAGTAGCCGATTCGATCTCTCGGACCTGACCCCCGGCGTCGTCGCCATCCTGGGCATTCTCGTCCTTTTCTTCGGCCTCTTCCTGTTCTACCCGATCCTGCACGTCCTGTTGAACGCCTTCTACACGGACGAACAGTTTTCCGTGGAGTTCTTCGGGCTGATGCTGCAGAGCCCCGTGCAGCAGCGGGCGCTGATCAACAGTTTCGAGCTGGGCATCGTCACGACCGCCCTCACGACGATCATCGCCCTGCCCATGGCCGTCGCCCTCGTGCGGTACGATTTCATCGGGAAGGGCCTGCTGGGCGGACTCGCCCTCGTGCCCATGATCATGCCCCCTTTCGTGGGCGCCATCGGGATGAAGCAGATGTTCGCCCGGTTCGGTTCGATCAACCTGTTCCTCCTGGAAACGGGCCTGATCGACGCGCCCATCGACTGGTTCGGAGGCGGCGGATTCTGGGGCGTCGTGATCCTCGAGGCGCTGCACCTGTACCCCATCATGTACCTGAACATCGCCGCCGCGCTGGCCAACGTGGACCCCAGCCTGGAGGAGTCGGCCCGCAACGTAGGCGCGGGCGGCTTCCGACTGTTCCGCACCGTTACGTTCCCGCTCATGCTGCCCGGATACTTCGCCGGCGCGATCATCGTCTTCATCTGGGCCTTTACGGACCTGGGCACGCCCCTGATCTTCGAATTCCGCGAGGTGGTGGCGGTCCAGATCTTCAACATGTCCACCGACGTTCACGCGAATCCCCTGGGCTACGCCCTGGTCGTCTTCGTTGTCCTGGTCACCCTCGCCCTGTTCTACCTCTCCAAGAAGTTCTTCGGCGGCCGCCATTACGAGATGGTCGCCCGCGGCCACGTGGCGTCGGCCTCGAAGCGCGCGACCTCGTTCGAGACCGTACTGATCTGGGGCATGCTCCTCTCCATCACGGGCATCGCGCTGATCCCCCACCTCAGCGTGGTCCTCACCTCCGTGACTGAACGCTGGTTCATGACCGTGCTCCCCACCGACTACACCGTCGCCTATTACGGGCAGATCTTCGCCCACGACCTGACCCTGCTTTCCATCCGGAACAGCCTGTGGCTGAGCGTGATGAGCACCATCATCGATATCGTCCTCGGCGTCGCCATCGCTTACCTGCTGACCCGCCGGCGCTTCCCGTTCCGGGACGCGCTGGACGCCGTGGCCATGTTGCCCCTGGCGCTGCCGGGCCTGGT carries:
- a CDS encoding iron ABC transporter permease, yielding MPSSRFDLSDLTPGVVAILGILVLFFGLFLFYPILHVLLNAFYTDEQFSVEFFGLMLQSPVQQRALINSFELGIVTTALTTIIALPMAVALVRYDFIGKGLLGGLALVPMIMPPFVGAIGMKQMFARFGSINLFLLETGLIDAPIDWFGGGGFWGVVILEALHLYPIMYLNIAAALANVDPSLEESARNVGAGGFRLFRTVTFPLMLPGYFAGAIIVFIWAFTDLGTPLIFEFREVVAVQIFNMSTDVHANPLGYALVVFVVLVTLALFYLSKKFFGGRHYEMVARGHVASASKRATSFETVLIWGMLLSITGIALIPHLSVVLTSVTERWFMTVLPTDYTVAYYGQIFAHDLTLLSIRNSLWLSVMSTIIDIVLGVAIAYLLTRRRFPFRDALDAVAMLPLALPGLVLAFGYISGFSGTFLDVRVSPVPLLIIAYAVRRLPYMVRAAYAGFQQMSVTLEEASMNMGAGPLRTLWKITMPLVLANVAAGAILSFSFAMLEVSDSLILAIKEQYYPITKAIYSLMGRITDGPYMASAMGMLGMILLACSLLFTGKVLGRRMGQLFKV